One window of Gloeothece citriformis PCC 7424 genomic DNA carries:
- a CDS encoding IS1380-like element ISCysp9 family transposase, whose protein sequence is MALIPSAKNDEKLNLGKIKGKEVLVNFDGGRITSNGGIVLIAELDKKLKITHRFANCFQDYRNLSYINYSVHQLLAQRIYGIILGYEDINDHDKLRYDPALAIALEKLHIFESNEERLAGKSTINRLEYCPAIILNQEESRYHRIEHQPRDIEKAFIDIFLESYKKPPRQIILDMDVTDDPVHGNQEKAFFNSYYKGVCYAPLYIFCGHHLLVAKLRPSNVDPADGALEELQRIIKMIREKWSNTHILVRGDSAYAREEIMKYCEEQDNIDYVLAMATNSQLQLRAGSEIEKAKNDYEKKLEPVIELIDSLFNKNFDLEEVKELVPDSVWYRSICYKTEKSWSRQRRVVTKVCYGSDGLKIRHIVTSLPACKIPPSKLYTKKYCPRGEMENRIKEQQLDLFADRTSTQTFESNQLRLWLSSIAYVLMQAFRKICLSKTSLSKATVGTIRLNLLKLGARITVTYRRIIIAIANSCPTQHLLAIANSRIQAMGDTG, encoded by the coding sequence ATGGCTTTAATACCTTCAGCTAAAAACGACGAAAAACTCAATTTGGGAAAAATAAAAGGAAAAGAGGTGCTTGTCAATTTTGACGGAGGAAGAATAACCTCAAATGGAGGAATTGTTTTAATAGCCGAGTTGGATAAAAAACTAAAAATAACACATAGATTTGCTAACTGCTTTCAAGATTATCGAAATTTATCTTATATAAATTACTCGGTTCATCAATTATTAGCGCAAAGAATTTATGGAATAATTTTAGGTTATGAAGATATTAATGATCATGATAAACTACGTTATGACCCAGCATTGGCAATAGCCTTAGAAAAACTACATATTTTTGAGTCAAATGAAGAAAGATTAGCCGGAAAAAGCACAATTAACCGACTAGAATATTGTCCAGCTATAATTTTAAACCAAGAAGAGAGTCGCTATCATCGTATTGAACATCAACCAAGAGATATAGAAAAAGCTTTTATTGATATTTTTTTAGAATCTTATAAAAAGCCACCTCGACAAATTATTTTAGATATGGATGTCACGGACGACCCAGTGCATGGAAATCAAGAAAAAGCTTTCTTTAATAGTTATTATAAAGGAGTTTGTTATGCCCCTTTGTATATTTTCTGTGGGCATCATTTATTAGTGGCTAAACTTAGGCCTTCAAATGTAGATCCGGCTGATGGGGCATTAGAAGAATTACAACGAATTATAAAAATGATTAGAGAGAAATGGTCTAATACTCATATATTAGTTAGAGGAGATAGTGCCTACGCTCGTGAAGAAATAATGAAATATTGCGAAGAACAAGACAATATTGATTATGTTCTGGCTATGGCAACTAATAGCCAATTACAATTAAGAGCGGGTTCAGAAATAGAAAAAGCTAAGAATGATTATGAGAAAAAATTAGAGCCTGTCATAGAATTAATAGACAGTCTTTTTAATAAAAATTTCGACTTGGAGGAAGTAAAAGAATTAGTTCCCGATTCCGTTTGGTATCGTTCAATATGTTATAAAACCGAGAAATCATGGAGTCGTCAAAGAAGAGTTGTTACTAAAGTTTGTTATGGAAGTGATGGCTTAAAAATACGTCATATTGTAACATCTTTACCGGCTTGCAAAATCCCACCTTCAAAACTTTATACTAAAAAATATTGTCCAAGAGGAGAAATGGAAAATCGAATTAAAGAGCAACAATTAGATTTGTTTGCCGACCGAACTTCAACACAAACATTTGAGAGTAACCAATTAAGGCTATGGTTATCTTCAATAGCTTATGTTTTAATGCAAGCTTTTCGTAAAATTTGTTTATCTAAAACCTCTTTATCCAAAGCTACCGTTGGAACAATTCGTCTTAATTTATTGAAATTGGGAGCGCGAATAACTGTTACTTATAGAAGAATCATTATTGCTATAGCTAATTCTTGTCCTACTCAACATCTTTTAGCTATTGCTAATTCTAGAATTCAAGCGATGGGAGATACAGGTTAA
- a CDS encoding plasmid replication protein, CyRepA1 family, whose amino-acid sequence MSWKRFLRRDCPICGGTRKDCRQNTVTELVHCRELDATPGDYIFRGYDSLGFGMWSNKATAEAWTEEKRREWQEIRRREQERKELRLSRLLTNAERDIAIRSILSQLELSEQHRHQLQQRGMSDEQIEAGLYRTVKQWQQLETEVDDNLAGVLRGGKKLYVPVPGILCPIANAQGELVGWQIRLDDTEQFPKYLWASSEKKRRNEGPSVHLKNGELPLAFFAPSSEPHPVISKWFKKHISEDTQIIPVALTEGVAFKPAITAHRLGIHTIGASGGHFASSPETFKTYLESIKEQIEAQREENNSNLNNITLQPILFADGGCLVNENIIQVYSNTINYLKTLSFEAKIAWWGQTDKDKGDIDEIDESALASIRLLSTQEFFSLVKKTQRDLKVKDVQSQLQSLSYEPNIRLNSRYLPDLADLIPKEGIIALKSPKGTGKSVQIKKIIESCQSRGMKAISLTPRRALGREQSLKWGITWGGDAQISGMTRLTLLENMETLGMCWDSLWKLMERDWSNSLVIIDESELALIHLLLSSTCKDKRPLILRVLENKIRECLANGGMLLIADADLTDLSINYFKALVPDAPVFVVTNEYIGHETRWSVEFHTGKKDMAIAQLIADLARPVIDNGVERQRRIAIPTDSQDQAEALERFIRECYPHLIVVRIDSSTTETDEGRSFVERPNEKLTEIKPDVLIYTSSMGAGVSIDISWFDLIYAFFNGVLEASQCRQMLSRVRENIPRIIWCRTRGKVEGNSSFFPEEIKEHLFTFHRETSILIDVARAIAPDNPTDWQIRQAYDAIWNRETQTWDNPHVNLYCSLIARKNYGLAHLASELHRQLIEEGHIIINSKGNDKTDEGLRVAQIKKELPLEEAGAISEADDIPLDAALLLSQKNNPTQEQSRQIAKALLKAELPGIELTKEFIYKASTKDRRKWLNAQKLFWYSQNPDKTKILDLREWLDHLWQFVNGAVYLPDIRTYSFQIKVLQDIKLFKNIDLQNPDQEYSGDDEGIQEVLRLARKFSCSINTAFNLKVTSQSKPIQFINRLLNRVGLHLKFERQVKGKQRFYRLALDKFNDPDRIAVLDSLSRKWEQLGCESDSWASQHSSVEINNNAECCDPQPPSSHNNNDENVEATGEISAQKTPTSKPVQAGSGSNSWRSQHSPNNNNNNGKCCDAQPFSLDNNSSQTVEATGVITEEKTFSQKSVQISSEPESWGSQHSPINNNNNGKCCEPQPLSLDNNSGETKTPTSKPVQISSESESWGSQHSPINNNNDGECCDPQTLPFDEVQQNPIEINDNGQCPESQAQLATSTNDFPGKHIPEEYRPGVLEMEEWLTDAVGETPEFLQEILDIAVKYLKLVPEAKKWLWEQLKGEVRGTIWQLFPDYYQFLEST is encoded by the coding sequence ATGAGTTGGAAGCGATTTTTAAGAAGAGATTGCCCTATCTGCGGTGGGACTCGTAAGGACTGTCGCCAAAATACCGTAACCGAATTGGTTCACTGCCGAGAACTCGATGCTACTCCAGGTGACTACATTTTTCGAGGCTATGACAGTCTAGGCTTCGGGATGTGGAGTAACAAAGCTACAGCCGAAGCTTGGACAGAAGAAAAACGCCGAGAATGGCAAGAAATAAGAAGACGAGAACAAGAACGCAAAGAATTACGCTTAAGTCGTCTTCTTACCAATGCCGAACGAGATATCGCCATTCGTTCCATCCTGAGCCAGTTAGAACTAAGTGAACAACATCGCCACCAACTACAGCAGCGAGGCATGAGCGATGAACAAATAGAGGCAGGACTCTACCGCACCGTCAAGCAATGGCAGCAACTCGAAACTGAAGTTGATGACAATTTAGCAGGTGTGCTACGGGGAGGCAAAAAGCTTTATGTTCCCGTCCCTGGTATTCTTTGCCCTATAGCCAATGCTCAAGGCGAGTTAGTGGGTTGGCAAATTCGTCTGGATGATACCGAGCAATTTCCCAAATACCTCTGGGCATCATCGGAAAAGAAACGGCGAAACGAGGGGCCGTCTGTCCACTTGAAGAACGGAGAATTACCTTTAGCTTTCTTTGCTCCGTCTAGCGAACCCCATCCAGTCATCAGTAAATGGTTTAAAAAGCATATTTCGGAAGACACTCAGATTATTCCAGTAGCCCTAACCGAAGGAGTTGCTTTCAAACCGGCCATTACTGCCCATCGGCTTGGAATCCATACCATTGGGGCTTCTGGGGGTCACTTTGCTTCGAGTCCCGAAACTTTTAAAACCTACCTGGAAAGCATAAAAGAGCAAATAGAAGCACAAAGAGAAGAAAATAACAGCAATCTCAACAATATCACCCTCCAACCAATTCTTTTTGCCGATGGGGGTTGTTTGGTCAACGAGAACATCATCCAAGTTTACAGCAACACCATCAATTACCTTAAAACTCTCAGTTTTGAAGCAAAAATCGCTTGGTGGGGTCAGACTGATAAAGATAAAGGCGATATTGATGAGATTGACGAGTCAGCTTTAGCTTCTATTCGCTTGCTCTCAACGCAAGAATTCTTCTCCCTGGTTAAAAAAACTCAGCGCGATCTCAAAGTCAAAGACGTTCAAAGCCAGTTACAAAGCCTCTCCTACGAGCCAAACATCCGCCTAAACAGTCGCTATTTACCTGATTTAGCCGATTTAATTCCTAAAGAGGGCATTATAGCCCTGAAGTCCCCCAAAGGCACGGGTAAAAGCGTCCAGATTAAAAAAATTATCGAATCTTGCCAGAGTCGGGGCATGAAGGCTATTTCTCTAACTCCCCGACGGGCATTAGGACGGGAGCAGAGTCTGAAATGGGGCATTACTTGGGGTGGAGATGCACAAATTTCTGGCATGACTCGCCTGACTCTGTTAGAGAACATGGAAACCCTTGGGATGTGTTGGGATAGCCTTTGGAAGCTCATGGAGAGGGATTGGAGTAATAGCTTGGTCATCATCGACGAGTCAGAACTGGCATTAATACACTTGCTGCTGAGTTCGACTTGTAAGGACAAACGACCTCTCATCCTGCGAGTTTTGGAGAATAAAATCCGAGAATGTCTAGCTAACGGCGGAATGCTTCTCATTGCCGATGCGGACTTAACTGACCTCTCCATCAACTATTTTAAGGCGCTTGTGCCGGATGCTCCCGTTTTCGTTGTCACTAACGAGTATATCGGTCACGAAACCCGATGGTCGGTAGAATTTCATACCGGCAAGAAAGATATGGCGATCGCTCAATTAATTGCTGATTTAGCTAGACCGGTAATTGATAATGGAGTCGAAAGACAACGAAGAATCGCCATCCCAACGGATTCCCAAGACCAAGCCGAAGCGTTAGAGCGTTTTATTCGAGAATGCTACCCCCACCTGATTGTTGTTCGTATTGACAGCAGCACCACAGAAACCGACGAAGGAAGGAGCTTTGTCGAACGTCCCAACGAAAAACTGACAGAAATTAAGCCAGATGTCTTAATTTACACTTCCTCGATGGGGGCAGGAGTGTCCATTGATATTTCTTGGTTTGACCTGATTTATGCTTTCTTTAACGGTGTCCTCGAAGCGAGTCAATGCCGTCAGATGCTCAGTCGGGTTAGAGAAAATATCCCTCGAATCATCTGGTGTCGTACTCGTGGGAAAGTGGAAGGCAATAGCTCTTTTTTCCCAGAAGAAATTAAGGAGCATCTGTTTACTTTTCATCGGGAGACGAGTATCCTGATTGATGTAGCCAGAGCGATCGCCCCTGACAATCCCACTGACTGGCAAATCCGCCAAGCTTACGATGCTATTTGGAATCGGGAAACTCAAACTTGGGACAATCCTCACGTTAATCTTTACTGTAGCCTGATAGCCAGGAAAAATTATGGATTAGCTCATCTAGCTTCGGAGTTACACCGCCAGTTAATTGAAGAAGGTCACATTATCATTAATTCTAAAGGAAATGATAAGACCGATGAGGGGTTAAGAGTCGCTCAAATTAAAAAAGAGCTTCCACTAGAAGAAGCAGGTGCAATTTCTGAAGCCGACGATATTCCGCTTGATGCCGCGCTTTTACTGTCCCAAAAAAACAATCCCACTCAAGAGCAAAGCCGTCAGATTGCTAAAGCTTTACTCAAAGCTGAACTTCCTGGGATAGAATTGACCAAAGAATTCATTTACAAGGCATCTACAAAAGACCGTCGCAAGTGGCTCAATGCTCAAAAACTGTTCTGGTACTCTCAAAACCCTGACAAGACTAAAATTCTGGACTTGCGCGAGTGGTTAGATCATCTGTGGCAGTTTGTCAATGGGGCGGTTTATCTTCCCGACATTCGGACTTATTCTTTCCAGATTAAGGTTTTACAAGATATCAAACTTTTTAAGAACATTGATTTACAAAATCCCGATCAGGAGTATAGTGGTGATGATGAAGGCATTCAAGAAGTGCTACGACTGGCGAGAAAATTTTCCTGTAGTATAAATACTGCTTTTAATTTAAAGGTAACAAGCCAAAGCAAGCCCATCCAATTCATTAACCGCTTACTCAATCGTGTGGGGCTGCATTTGAAATTTGAGCGTCAGGTAAAGGGGAAACAACGTTTTTACAGACTTGCTCTCGATAAATTTAATGATCCCGATCGCATTGCGGTTCTAGATTCTTTAAGCCGGAAATGGGAGCAACTTGGCTGTGAATCTGACTCTTGGGCATCACAACACTCGTCTGTAGAAATTAATAATAATGCCGAGTGTTGTGATCCTCAACCCCCCTCGTCCCATAACAATAATGATGAAAACGTAGAAGCTACGGGAGAAATTTCAGCCCAAAAAACTCCCACTTCCAAACCGGTTCAAGCTGGCTCTGGGTCTAATTCCTGGCGGTCACAACACTCGCCAAACAATAATAATAATAACGGCAAGTGTTGTGACGCTCAACCTTTCTCATTGGACAACAACAGTAGTCAAACAGTTGAAGCAACGGGGGTAATTACCGAAGAAAAAACTTTCTCTCAAAAATCAGTTCAAATTAGCTCTGAGCCTGAATCCTGGGGGTCACAACACTCACCCATAAATAATAATAATAACGGCAAGTGTTGTGAGCCTCAACCCCTCTCGTTGGACAATAATAGTGGTGAAACAAAAACTCCCACTTCAAAACCGGTTCAAATTAGTTCTGAGTCTGAATCCTGGGGGTCACAACACTCACCCATAAATAATAATAACGACGGCGAGTGTTGTGATCCTCAAACTCTGCCCTTTGATGAAGTACAACAAAACCCTATAGAAATAAACGATAACGGCCAGTGTCCCGAATCTCAAGCCCAATTAGCGACCTCTACTAATGATTTCCCCGGCAAACATATCCCCGAAGAGTACCGACCAGGAGTCCTGGAAATGGAGGAGTGGTTAACTGATGCGGTTGGAGAAACGCCAGAATTTCTCCAAGAGATCCTAGATATTGCAGTCAAATACCTCAAATTAGTTCCGGAAGCTAAAAAATGGCTGTGGGAGCAATTGAAAGGAGAAGTTAGAGGGACTATCTGGCAGCTTTTCCCGGATTATTATCAGTTTCTTGAAAGTACCTAA
- a CDS encoding T4 RnlA family RNA ligase translates to MKILHPARTLPIDTLIDSLNQEIANRNVIQTLKGNLAIYCYTQHCIYQGNWTEITRLARGLIIDIINRELIATPFPKFFNWGEKLATIPDEDFSIYEKLDGSLGIVYFYQGQWCVATKGSFNSPPAQLGQILLKSLKTEALVKGYTYLFEILWPANPIVIKYPHQELVLLSAYTPTGEELNYSQLEEIALKLGTRVVKSYPSHSLEALQEICSHLPREQEGFVVRFSDGTRVKLKGQEYLLLHRSISNLTPLNIWEMLKHELDINSFKENLPEEHWEQFDTIALKLQAQFNQILNQIQEAIILYEHLDNRSLAASELDPKMKGFIFNARKSPNWQQEPRIKDKIWRMIRPVANLDILV, encoded by the coding sequence ATGAAAATCTTACATCCGGCTCGAACTCTTCCTATTGATACCCTCATAGACTCCCTTAATCAAGAAATTGCTAATCGCAATGTTATTCAAACTCTTAAGGGAAATTTAGCTATTTATTGCTATACACAACATTGTATTTATCAAGGCAATTGGACAGAAATTACCCGACTAGCAAGAGGTTTAATTATTGACATCATTAATCGAGAACTGATAGCTACTCCTTTTCCCAAGTTCTTTAATTGGGGAGAAAAGTTGGCTACTATTCCTGATGAAGATTTTAGCATTTACGAAAAATTAGATGGGTCATTGGGGATTGTTTACTTTTACCAAGGTCAGTGGTGTGTAGCCACAAAAGGAAGTTTTAATTCACCTCCTGCACAGTTAGGACAAATTCTTTTAAAGTCCCTCAAAACTGAAGCTCTGGTCAAGGGATATACCTATTTATTTGAGATTCTTTGGCCGGCTAATCCTATTGTTATCAAATATCCTCATCAAGAGTTAGTTTTATTGTCAGCTTACACTCCAACGGGAGAAGAACTTAATTATTCTCAACTTGAAGAAATTGCCCTGAAGCTCGGAACTAGGGTAGTGAAAAGCTATCCCTCCCATAGTTTAGAAGCTCTCCAGGAAATTTGCTCTCATCTTCCTCGTGAACAAGAGGGTTTTGTTGTCCGTTTTTCTGATGGCACAAGAGTCAAACTTAAAGGTCAAGAATACCTTTTATTACATAGAAGTATTAGTAACCTTACGCCTCTTAACATTTGGGAAATGCTGAAGCACGAGCTAGATATTAATTCTTTTAAAGAAAATTTACCCGAAGAACATTGGGAACAATTTGATACAATAGCCTTAAAACTCCAAGCCCAATTTAATCAAATCCTTAACCAGATTCAAGAAGCTATTATTCTCTATGAACATCTTGATAATCGCTCCCTTGCTGCATCAGAGCTAGACCCCAAGATGAAAGGATTTATCTTTAATGCCAGAAAATCCCCAAACTGGCAACAAGAGCCTAGAATCAAAGACAAAATTTGGAGGATGATTCGCCCGGTGGCCAACTTGGACATTTTGGTTTAA
- a CDS encoding Uma2 family endonuclease encodes MTANTAFFSTSKIPRLENGDRLTRAQFERRYHAMPDHIKAELIEGIVYIMASPLRITQHGEPHAHIMGWLSFYKAFTPNLQLGDNSTVRLDLDNEPQPDALLRIKVGGQSIIGEEGYVEGAPELIVEIAASSVSYDLHQKLKVYRRNGVQEYLVWRVEDAQLDWFRLRNEESRISHKKCNRTQLNTLSNLNLNEKILDQDLPAVC; translated from the coding sequence ATGACAGCTAATACGGCATTTTTCTCTACATCAAAAATTCCTCGCTTAGAAAATGGTGACAGGCTCACTCGTGCCCAATTTGAGCGTCGTTATCATGCCATGCCCGATCACATAAAAGCCGAATTGATAGAAGGAATTGTTTATATAATGGCATCTCCTCTCAGAATTACCCAACATGGCGAACCCCATGCTCATATTATGGGATGGCTAAGTTTCTACAAAGCTTTTACCCCTAATTTACAATTAGGAGATAATTCTACAGTGCGGCTTGATTTAGATAATGAACCCCAACCCGATGCCCTCCTGAGAATTAAAGTAGGTGGACAATCAATAATTGGTGAGGAGGGTTATGTAGAAGGTGCGCCAGAGTTAATAGTTGAAATAGCCGCTTCTAGCGTTTCCTACGATTTGCACCAGAAACTCAAAGTTTATCGTCGCAATGGAGTTCAAGAATATTTAGTTTGGCGAGTTGAGGATGCCCAATTGGATTGGTTTAGATTAAGAAATGAGGAATCCCGGATTTCTCACAAAAAGTGTAATCGCACCCAACTGAACACCTTATCGAACCTTAATTTGAACGAGAAAATTCTCGATCAGGACTTACCGGCAGTATGCTAA